Genomic segment of Kogia breviceps isolate mKogBre1 unplaced genomic scaffold, mKogBre1 haplotype 1 scaffold_538, whole genome shotgun sequence:
AGGATCCGTTTGCAACCAGTTGAAAATTAATCATTAAATCAGCCTATTACCTATAAGTTGTATGTGATAAAAGTAGTCCagttttcctgtttttataaatgGATCATTTAATTCAGTTTCTAATGACACTGTGTTAATACAATCCTTCTGAGTAAACGTTTTCACTAACTAcccatttcttcttctctcctctttctctctcttgcttttgGTTCTCCTTTGAATGCATCCACTGTGTAATTTCACGTTCAACCATGGGTTTGCTTTGAGAATAGCTTATTTCCACGTGCCCAGCTTCACCACTCATCCACTGTGCTTCATCTCTTTCCCCAAAAGTATTGCCATCGCCTGAAACGGACTTGCTTTCAGACATTTCGGAGGAAGACCCCCTTGGGGAGGCCGATCAGATCACACTAGACAGCTTAGAGCTCCCTTCCACGGGTGAAACACCAGAGCAGGGGGATTGTGATTCTGGCTTGGATCCTCTTGAAGCCCCTCCTGAGACTGACTGTCCTCTCGCCCACGAGAAGCCTCTAAAAGAGGCCAAGCACGAGGATTCAGAGTTTGGGTTACTTCTTCAGTTTCTGCAGGCGCTTGCTTTCCACCTCGCTTACCCTCACTGCTCAGTGATGACGGGTACCTTGccttccccagcctccccccGGCTCTGggtctccttcctccccatcGACGTCCAGCACTGTGTTCCCATCACCTCCCCTTTGTTTATTCCCTCCCTCATCTTCATTTTTGGactccttctctctgcttctcagtCAGTGCCTTTTTCTCTCACCTTTTCCCTTCCTCTGGCTCTATCCCTCTGCTATCTGGAGGCAAAAGCCATTTCTTTGACTGTTTCTTATGACTGTGACTTGAATGACAAAatggaggaagaggaagcagtTGCTGGCTCTCCTACATGAGCTTTAAATCTGTGCGGTCAACAACACTCCACTTCGTCTTATACCCTTCCTGATGTAGAGTGTAAACATGTGCATAAATTCCATCACTGGTTAACATCAAAATAGTAGGATCTGCACACTTTCACACACATCGTTTTAGTACATGAGAAATAAGTGTAACTAAACACTTTCCCTCCACTGATATTAATGGACTAGGCCCACACATTCTAAGTTAAGAGCAAAGTTGTaggattattttataaatacctaAACCATACAAGACCATAAAAACAAGGAGAGGGGGACCTATGTTGCCCTTAATAATCTGTTTTGGGTCTGTCCACTTTGCAGGTAAATGTTAATGCTGTTCCTTTAGGGTGGAAACTTTATTTTGATATAGAACTTAGGATGCACTGAACTTAGGATGTAATCGATATGTATTAGTAGAATTCCTTAGTGTTATTATTTCTCTGTTAGAAAGCCAAGCTTGTTCTTGCATTTTTGAGGATGCATCTGTGACCTTTACTCCTGACATGCATAGGTCTAATCTCAGAAACTCCATGTCTCCCTATTATTGTAGCATTTGGAGCCCAGATGAAGTTCaggtagtttgttttcttttaactcaAAGTCATGAGTCACCATCACATATTTTATAAGGAAGATACTATTCTGTTATCTTTCCtttaacaaatatgtatgaaaaatgaaccatagtattttgaaaatttagacTCTAGCACTAAGGTTGGACTGGACCTCTTAGTGTTCTTTTATTTAAAGTTAGGTGTCTGGTTTGATCTGAGGATTTTTGCCCCAATATAGAGCTACCTCTGCAGTACTAAGCAGTGCTCACATGTGTAGtagtttttgatttgttttgctaAATGTGGTCTGGGGACTTAGTGTCCCATATCCTGTGGTTACtattaatacataaaataaatcacaaaatttagagcaaatctaaagaaaaatgtgaagataATTAGGCATAGTGGAAGAATCCATGATTCCTGAAGGTTACCTGAAGAATGCCAGATCGACATTTTCGAGAATTAAGTGCTGACCAAGGAATTGGAAGATGATTCTTAGCAAATTGTTGAGTGGCTGTGTCTAATTTTTCCCTGCTGATCAAAAGATATTCTGAGTTCCCTACTTACCTCTCAAAAATTcttgaatagtttttaaaaaaaaagcactttcgAACTTTCGGATTTGACACTGTCATTacagtaaagaagaaaaagaatatgtataatcCTGCTATAAATGAACATGTAAAGGTTAAACTATTTTCCTTTGGTATTCCCTTCCATGAGTCAGTAGTCATCAGTATTTATGTTAGTTTTAGATGTACAGATTAATTCTTTGGGTCATTAGATAACTGAGAATTGTCCAACtatgaaaaaatattcttaaagaattttatgaaagaaaagcGGCTATAAAATATACGAATGTTTTTAACTACCCACCATTTTATATGAAAGTAGCAAAATAAACCAGTTTCCCCCCAAGGAAAGAAATCTgtgttaaaaaactaaataatagCGTGAACATTTGTCCCTGATAGAAAGTGAAAGCCAAAATTTACATCATGACACTTGGCCCTCAGCGCTAGTTGATTTAGATGTTTCAAGTTAAAACAGATTGAATTATGCCATTTTTACACTCTCATGTTTTCATTCCTGAGTCAAAACATGTTAAAAAGCAGTGCATAATCTAGGGACTGAGAAAGAGTGAAGCTTCCATTCTCCATTCCACCTTTGCAAAGGACCATTTCCATCATTTGTACAACACTGTAGGTGAAGAAAGACCAAAGTGGCTTAATAGTCTGCATCTTCTGAGGGCCAGACAGTAAAGGTTGGTAATGCTGGTTCACCATTTAAGTTCAAATACAGCTTCTTTGCGCTGATGGTAGCATTTCCACTAATACTCCCCTTCTCTCTGGCTGCTTGCTGGGTGACTTCCACGTGAAGacggaagaggaggaaacacagcTGGAGGAGGTGGATATTTTTCCCCCCGAAGTTAAATACCTGGTAGCTGCTGCCGGCCATTATCATTGTGCGGGGGGTGGAGCACTTTTAGGGTTTATTTGTGAGTTTTGCTCGTTGTGGCTTTAGGTTCTTAAGATTTgtattcctcttttattttaatgtcttagACTGTCCAACTCTGAGTCATTTCTGGTGCTTGCTGATTGATACACTTATGTTTATTTGCCTTTTCCCCCCCTGTGTGTGATTTAATTTCACAGAAAAATTCCTTGAGAGTAGAAGGGGATAATATTTATGTCAGACATAGCAATTTAATGTTGGAGGTTTgtataatttaagaaaacaactcTGTCCTAATGGCTGCCAGGCTGCTGTGAACGGGGGGTCACGcacaggctggctggctggcaaCTTTCAAGCACAGTGCACGAAATGCATGGGGAAAGTTCACCTTGGGAGTGCATGTTACCagtccaactttgttcttttaaagtGGCTTAGGTAGGAATATATCTACTCTAAGTTCTCAAAGTgacaactgggaaaaaaaaaattctgtgtaaTCAAATGAATAACGTTTTTATTCATTAATCTTGAAGTTCTGCAAGTAAACCTATTTTCTCCTAATGGGTTATCTCCAGGGTTTAGAGTCTGAAGTAACATGGTCCCATCCTTAATACACGTTCACCAGAACAAATATCTCTCGATCTGGCATTAAGTCATTTGGCCCTGtgtccacaattttttttttggggggggggggttgcgaGAGAGTGCCAGAATCCATGCAATTAGGAATGTGGTCCACTTAAAATCTTCCATTTGAGAGTATGCTAATTAATG
This window contains:
- the LOC131749783 gene encoding band 4.1-like protein 3 isoform X2, with amino-acid sequence MYGVDLHHAKDSEGVDIKLGVCANGLLIYKDRLRINRFAWPKILKISYKRSNFYIKVRPAELEQFESTIGFKLPNHRAAKRLWKVCVEHHTFYRLVSPEQPPKAKFLTLGSKFRYSGRTQAQTRQASTLIDRPAPHFERTSSKRVSSSLDGALIGIVDRSLTKDFPGLAGEVSARGPGAVSPTVVQDGGGSRDLRSPAKTPHVQLTEGKLISTCPASPLIHCASSLSPKVLPSPETDLLSDISEEDPLGEADQITLDSLELPSTGETPEQGDCDSGLDPLEAPPETDCPLAHEKPLKEAKHEDSEFGLLLQFLQALAFHLAYPHCSVMTGTLPSPASPRLWVSFLPIDVQHCVPITSPLFIPSLIFIFGLLLSASQSVPFSLTFSLPLALSLCYLEAKAISLTVSYDCDLNDKMEEEEAVAGSPT